GCACCGCCTCCAGCCCGGTGTTGGCCGCCGCCACCGCCGCGACCAGCGACTCGTCCGCCCCGCCCTGCCGGGCCAGCCCGGCCAGGTAGCCCTTGTCCACCTGGGAGCGCGCCGAGTGCAGGTCGAGGTGGCCGGCGGCGAGCTTGGACAGCTTGGCGAAGCCGCCCGCGATGGTCAGCCGGGGCACCGGATGGCGCTTGAGGTACTTGAGCACGGCGCCGGCGAAGTCGCCCATGTCGAGCAGCGCATCCTCGGGCAGCCCGTGCACCGCGACCGCGACCTTCTCCGAGGTGGAACCGGTACAGCCGGCCACGTGCGTACGCCCCGCCGCCCGGGCCACGTCCACGCCGCGGCGGATCGAGTCGATCCAGGCCGAGCAGGAGTAGGGGACGACGATCCCGGTGGTTCCGAGGATGGAGAGGCCGCCGAGGATGCCGAGCCGCGGGTTCCACGTCGAGCGGGCGATCTCCTCGCCGTGGTCGACGGAGATCTCGACCACCACGTCCCCGCTGGCGCCGTGCTCGTCGGCCACCTCGGCGACCGCGTCCCGGATCATCTGCCGGGGCACCGGGTTGATCGCGGGCTCGCCGACAGGCAGCGGCAGGCCCGCCTTGGTGACCGTCCCCACGCCGGGGCCGGCCCGGAACACCACCCCGGCGCCGGGCTCACCGGCCCGCACCGTCGAGCGGATCAGCGCGCCGTGGGTGACGTCGGGGTCGTCACCGGCGTCCTTGACCACTGCGGCCATGGCGCGCACGCCCGCGTCGAGCTCCTCCGCCGCGAGGGCGAAGGCGGGCTGCTGGCCCTTGGGCAGGGTGATCACCACGGGGTCGGGGAACTCGCCGGTGAGCAGCGCGGTGTACGCGGCCTTGGTGGCGGCAGTGGCGCAGGCGCCCGTCGTCCAACCGTGCCGCAGGCCGCTGCTCTTCAGCTGACCGGCCCGGCCTCCCGCCCCGGCTGCCGCTGCGGCCATCTGCGCCTCGCTCCCGACCACGTCCGTCCACATTCGTCCCGGCCGCCTCGGCCGGGCCTGCCGATTCTCCCCCATCCGCCCCGGCACCCCGCGACCGGGCCCCGCAGGACAGCACGGTGGTGCCGGGAGCCGCCCGG
The genomic region above belongs to Streptomyces sp. 1331.2 and contains:
- a CDS encoding cobalt-precorrin-5B (C(1))-methyltransferase encodes the protein MAAAAAGAGGRAGQLKSSGLRHGWTTGACATAATKAAYTALLTGEFPDPVVITLPKGQQPAFALAAEELDAGVRAMAAVVKDAGDDPDVTHGALIRSTVRAGEPGAGVVFRAGPGVGTVTKAGLPLPVGEPAINPVPRQMIRDAVAEVADEHGASGDVVVEISVDHGEEIARSTWNPRLGILGGLSILGTTGIVVPYSCSAWIDSIRRGVDVARAAGRTHVAGCTGSTSEKVAVAVHGLPEDALLDMGDFAGAVLKYLKRHPVPRLTIAGGFAKLSKLAAGHLDLHSARSQVDKGYLAGLARQGGADESLVAAVAAANTGLEAVQLCRAAGVPLGDLVAQAARATALGVLLGSPVAVDVICIDRAGTIVGRAEPLGP